From Acidimicrobiales bacterium, the proteins below share one genomic window:
- a CDS encoding universal stress protein: MRRSIVVGVDGTADSITALRRAAELARTSNLLLVVVHVRHTSTWAGLSPLSAGYATQTLDEIEAEARQATLGALEQQAVDWEFVVRAGEPARELIAVAEERSALYIVVGGRPHSAPASVLLGSVATAVVHHFQGSVLVVRSKDDSEWIASEHARDRWRLEQAVDTIYGETLSTN; the protein is encoded by the coding sequence ATGAGACGATCGATAGTGGTCGGCGTCGACGGCACTGCCGACAGCATCACCGCTCTTCGGCGGGCTGCCGAGCTTGCCCGCACGTCCAACCTGCTGCTCGTCGTGGTGCACGTTCGCCACACGTCCACGTGGGCCGGCCTGTCCCCGCTGTCTGCTGGCTACGCCACCCAGACCCTGGACGAGATCGAGGCGGAGGCCCGCCAAGCGACGCTCGGGGCGCTCGAGCAGCAGGCCGTCGACTGGGAGTTCGTCGTGCGCGCCGGCGAGCCGGCCCGCGAGCTGATCGCAGTGGCCGAGGAGCGCTCGGCTCTGTACATCGTGGTCGGTGGCCGGCCTCACAGCGCGCCAGCCAGCGTCCTCCTCGGATCGGTGGCCACCGCGGTGGTTCACCACTTCCAGGGCTCGGTCCTCGTCGTCCGCTCCAAGGACGACTCGGAGTGGATCGCGTCAGAGCACGCCCGAGACCGCTGGCGGCTTGAGCAGGCCGTCGACACCATCTACGGGGAGACCCTTTCGACGAACTGA